From the genome of Pseudomonadota bacterium:
TTTCCCTTTCCAGAAAATCCCGATGCTCCATACAATATGCATATAATTCTCTGAGTATCTTCGTCGCCTTGACGAATTCATTATGCACCCGGGATGATCTGTACACATTATGAAACAAAAAATTTCTCAATAGCTGCATGGCGCGGCCCACCTCTTCTTCGATACCGAATACCGGTGCATGATCGCCGGCCACAGTACCGGACAGCACACCGCTGATCATCGTAAACACCCGTTCCGAATGAGTGTTGCCGAGGACGCGGTGACAGCCTCCAGGAACATCCTCCTCCCGGATCACGCCGCTCCTGATCGCATCGTCAAGGTCGTGATTCAGATAAGCGATGATATCGGCATAGCGCACGACAATACCTTCGGCGGTTTCAGGCAGATCCTGGCTCTTGCCGGGTATAACCTCGCCGTAGCCCTTGGAATGCTTGGCAATCCCGTCCCGCACTTCATAGGACAGATTCAGACCGAGGCCCTGGTTTTCCAGGACATCCACCACCCTGAGACTCTGCCGGTAATGGGAAAATCCTCCCGGGGTCAATTCATTGAGCACGGTTTCGCCGGCATGTCCGAAGGGCGTGTGACCCAGATCATGGGCCAGGGCGATTGCCTCAACCAGGTCTTCATTCAGCCGCATTGCCCGGCCAATGGTTCTGGCTATTTCCGATACTTCCAGGGTATGGGTGAGACGCGTACGATAATGGTCGCCGGAGGGCGCCAGAAAGACCTGGGTTTTATGCTTCAGCCGCCTGAAGGCCTTGGAATAGACAATCCGGTCGCGGTCGCGCTGGAATGCCGTCCTGATCGTGCATTCCTTTTCGCTTCTGACCCGGCCGCGGCTCATGGCGCTCAAGCAGGCATAGGGGGACAAGTATTCACTTTCCCGCTGTTCCAGTTCTTCCCGAATGGACATCCTAAGGCCGTATCTTTATATTGTTGTTCTTGCGCATAGGGGAAAATAGCTACTCTATTTCATGGATATTTTCAATGTGGAATGTATGGTGAATAGGATGGGGCACAAACAAGAGGTAAAAAAAATAAGAGGAAAAATAATACAAATAATTTTTTGTTGAGAAAACACATGATCCTCTTTCTTCACTTTGAGAGGATCATAATGAGTGTTATACTACAGTACCACTAGAAAAAGGAAGAGCAGTGAAAACAACTGATAAACAACTCAACCGGAATTACTGGATTCAAAAAACGATAAGTTCCGTGCTTAAACTGTCGCTGGAACCGATCTCGCTCCAGAAACAGCTTGAGCAGACTCTTGCCATGATTCTCTCCATCCCATGGCTGTCAATTGAATCCAAAGGTTGTATTTTTCTGGTCGACGAGCATCGTCACGTGCTGCATCTTGTCGCCCAGCAAGGCCTTCCCGACACATTACTGCACTCATGCTCAAAAATACCTTTTGGATATTGTCTCTGCGGCCAGGCAGCACTCACAAAAAAAGT
Proteins encoded in this window:
- a CDS encoding deoxyguanosinetriphosphate triphosphohydrolase, which translates into the protein MSIREELEQRESEYLSPYACLSAMSRGRVRSEKECTIRTAFQRDRDRIVYSKAFRRLKHKTQVFLAPSGDHYRTRLTHTLEVSEIARTIGRAMRLNEDLVEAIALAHDLGHTPFGHAGETVLNELTPGGFSHYRQSLRVVDVLENQGLGLNLSYEVRDGIAKHSKGYGEVIPGKSQDLPETAEGIVVRYADIIAYLNHDLDDAIRSGVIREEDVPGGCHRVLGNTHSERVFTMISGVLSGTVAGDHAPVFGIEEEVGRAMQLLRNFLFHNVYRSSRVHNEFVKATKILRELYAYCMEHRDFLEREMGTFASCSSFERRVCDFIASMTDRYAQNMYHRLFLPGAVQKPE